The Microbacterium phyllosphaerae region GGTGGATCATGATCGGACGCTTCTTCTGTCCGTCCTTGTCCATGAACTCGAGCTCGAATCGCTCAGGCAGGTTGGGGTCGACCTGCACGGTCGAGAGCTGCCAGGTGCGGCCGATCGCGTCGCGTGTCTTCAGGTCGATCTTCGGGCCGTAGAAGGCCGCCTCGCCGGGGACCTCGGTCAGCTTCAGACCGGATGCCAGGGCGACACGACGCAGAGCATCCGTCGACGACTCCCAGAACTCCTCTGAGCCGATCCACTTGGACTTCTCGTCATCCTTCATCGACAGCTCGAGCTCGAAGTCGGTGAGACCGAAGTCGCGGAGCATCGAGAGGATGAACTCCAGGACCTTCGCGACCTCGCCCTCGAGCTGGTCGGGCGTGACGAACAGGTGCGAGTCGTCCTGGGTGAAGCCGCGCACACGGGTGAGGCCGTGCAACGCACCGGAGAGCTCGTTGCGGTACACGGTGCCGTTCTCGGCGAACCGCAGCGGCAGGTCGCGGTAGCTGCGCGCACGCTCCTTGTAGATCAGGATGTGCATCGGGCAGTTCATGGGCTTCAGGTAGTAGTCCTGGCCCTGCTTGGTGATGTTGCCCTCGTCGTCGCGCTCCTCGTCCATGACGATCGGCGGGTACATGCCCTCCTTGTACGTGACGAGGTGGTTCGAGGTGAGGAAGAGGTCTTCCTTCGAGATGTGCGGCGTGTACACATAGGTGTAGCCGCCCTCGATGTGGCGTTTGCGCGCGTGCTGCTCCATCTCGCCGCGCACGACTCCGCCGCGAGGGTGCCAGACCGAGAGCCCCGAGCCGATCTCCTCGGGGAACGAGAACAGGTCGAGTTCCTTGCCCAGGCGCCGGTGGTCGCGCTTGGCGGCCTCCTCGAGACGGTGCTGGTACTCGCGCAGCTCGTCCTTCGACGGCCACGCCGTGCCGTAGATGCGCTGCAGCTGCGGGTTCTTCTCGCTGCCGCGCCAGTAGGCGGCGGCGATGCGGGTGAGATCCCAGCCGTTGCCGATCATCCGCGTGTTGGGCAGGTGCGGGCCTCGGCAGAGATCCTTCCAGACGACCTCGCCGTCACGGGTCGTGTTGTCGTAGATCGTCAGCTCGCCCTCGCCGACCTCGACCGATGCGCCCTCGGCTGCTTCCTTGCCACCCTTGAGTCCGATGAGCTCGAGCTTGAACGGCTCGTCGGCGAGCTCTGCCCGCGCTTCGTCATCGGTGACGACGCGACGCACGAAGCGCTGTCCCTCACGGACGATGCGCTGCATCTCCTTCGTGATGGCCTTGATGTCTTCCGGCGTGAACGGGGTCTCGACACCGAAGTCGTAGTAGAAGCCGTCGGTGATGGGCGGGCCGATGCCGAGGTTGGCCTGGGGGTTGATCCGCTGCACCGCCTGCGCGAGCACATGCGCCGCCGAGTGACGGAGGATGTTGAGTCCGTCGGGGCTGTCGATCGTGACTGGCTCGACCTCGTCGGCATCCGTCACTGTCGCGGCGAGGTCCTTGAGGGTTCCGTTGACGCGCATCGCGACGACTGAACGGTCAGAGAACAGGGCGAAGCCGTCTTTCGGCTGAGCATTTTCAGGCACTGCACACTCCATCTGGGTCTGGATCTAGGCTACTCGCATGCCCGGCGGCTGCTGACCGCTACGACACGCTCTCCGTCGCGGTGTTCGCCGCCGTCGGCGCGAGGATGATGATCGCCGCGCCGACCAGCGCGATCGCGGATCCGACCCAGTCCCAGAGCGTCGGCTTGAAGCCGTCGACGATGATCCCCCACGCCAGGGATCCGGCGATGAACACGCCACCGTATGACGCCAGCACACGCCCGAAGTTCGCGTCGGGCTGGAGCGCCGCGATGAACCCGTAGGCGCCGAGCGCCATGACACCGAGCACGGCGAAGACCCATCCCCTGTTCTCCTTGACCGCCTGCCAGATGAGCCAGGCTCCGCCGATCTCGGCGACGGCGGCGAGCACGAAGAGGATGCTGATGCGCAGGACGGTCATGCACCCAGTGTGGCAAAGACCCGGAAGCCGGGGGTCAGCCGCCGGGTGTCACCAGCCCGGACTCGTAGGCGAGGATCACCAGCTGCGCCCGGTCGCGCGCCGCGACCTTCGCCATGATCCGGTTCACGTGGGTCTTCGCCGTGTGGGGCGAGATCGTGAGACGGTCGGCGATGTCGTGATTCGTCAGCCCTTCGGCGACGAGCTCGAGAACCTCGCGCTCGCGCGGTGTCAGCGGAGCGAGCACGGCGTCCCAGCGCTCCGAGGGCGGCACGGCTCCGGGGCGGAGCGAACGTTCGATCAGCGCCCGGGTCGCGGACGACGAGAGCAGCGC contains the following coding sequences:
- the thrS gene encoding threonine--tRNA ligase encodes the protein MRVNGTLKDLAATVTDADEVEPVTIDSPDGLNILRHSAAHVLAQAVQRINPQANLGIGPPITDGFYYDFGVETPFTPEDIKAITKEMQRIVREGQRFVRRVVTDDEARAELADEPFKLELIGLKGGKEAAEGASVEVGEGELTIYDNTTRDGEVVWKDLCRGPHLPNTRMIGNGWDLTRIAAAYWRGSEKNPQLQRIYGTAWPSKDELREYQHRLEEAAKRDHRRLGKELDLFSFPEEIGSGLSVWHPRGGVVRGEMEQHARKRHIEGGYTYVYTPHISKEDLFLTSNHLVTYKEGMYPPIVMDEERDDEGNITKQGQDYYLKPMNCPMHILIYKERARSYRDLPLRFAENGTVYRNELSGALHGLTRVRGFTQDDSHLFVTPDQLEGEVAKVLEFILSMLRDFGLTDFELELSMKDDEKSKWIGSEEFWESSTDALRRVALASGLKLTEVPGEAAFYGPKIDLKTRDAIGRTWQLSTVQVDPNLPERFELEFMDKDGQKKRPIMIHRALFGSIERFFAILLEHYAGDFPVWLSPVQVVGIPVADDFADYLGEVVDTLRTQGVRAELDTSDDRMQKKIRTHTTGKVPLLLIAGEKDRDAGTVSFRYRDGTQENGVPIADAVSRIRAAIDAHTLVQTAGDLA
- a CDS encoding YnfA family protein, with the translated sequence MTVLRISILFVLAAVAEIGGAWLIWQAVKENRGWVFAVLGVMALGAYGFIAALQPDANFGRVLASYGGVFIAGSLAWGIIVDGFKPTLWDWVGSAIALVGAAIIILAPTAANTATESVS